A stretch of DNA from Nitrospirota bacterium:
AGGAGCTACAATGAACAACACTATCAATGGGAAAAACACTATTAACACTCTTAATCCTTAATCCTTAATTCTTAATCCTTAATCAATCCATCTTCTTTCAGGCTTTCTGAGATACCTTTCTGTGAATGCATCGTCAGGTAACCCTATGTTATAATTTGCTTTTGTGTATGTGACCTCAGTCCTGTGTCCACTCTGGAGGTTTTTCATAGTCCTTTTTGTAACTGTAGGAAAGCCCTTTACATCTTTAATTTCGTCAGCTGTGAAGACTTTGTATAATTCACCTTTCCTGTCATAATATTCTTCTTTCAGAGGTAAAAAATTGGTCTTATCGATCCATGAGATTTTGTAGCTATAATCTACATCTCCAGCCTTTGGTGTGCTCTTTACAACATAACAGTCCCTTGCTCCAAGTCTTTCTTCTTTTACAATAGCATGTGTATCATCCTCGATGTCCCTTCCAGAGACATCTTCATAAGTGAAATCGGAGCCTACGAAACTTGAACGCTTGTCCTGTGCAGCAATGCGTCTTACCATGTTTATGGCAGGGACAAAGAGCCATCTGTCATCGTCTTTCGCAGGATACTTATAGACCATAAATGTCATATCCCTCACATCAGCAGGCTGAAAGAAGTAGATAAAGTATTTCTGGTCACCGCCTACATCGCCATAATTCTTTCTCAACATGGTAAGTTCCCTTATCCTCTCCGCACCACCTTTACTTATGAGCTTCATCATCACTCTTGCCTTAAAATCTTTACCCTGATATAAAAAGGCAGCCTGCGATTTTTTC
This window harbors:
- a CDS encoding outer membrane lipoprotein-sorting protein, whose protein sequence is MIRYLIVLLIMLLPFEAFALTAEEVMKKSQAAFLYQGKDFKARVMMKLISKGGAERIRELTMLRKNYGDVGGDQKYFIYFFQPADVRDMTFMVYKYPAKDDDRWLFVPAINMVRRIAAQDKRSSFVGSDFTYEDVSGRDIEDDTHAIVKEERLGARDCYVVKSTPKAGDVDYSYKISWIDKTNFLPLKEEYYDRKGELYKVFTADEIKDVKGFPTVTKRTMKNLQSGHRTEVTYTKANYNIGLPDDAFTERYLRKPERRWID